The DNA segment GACATAGTAAAACTTTTTAAAAATGATAAAGACAAAAATCATACAGCAAGTGATGGTCAAAAGTTTAATATTTCAGTTGATTCTTTAAATGCTGGATATTCATTTAAATATTTTGGATTAGGAAGAGGTGTTAGTAGATATATGTTTATTGATGAATCACATAGACTATTTTATTCAACTGTAATCAATGCAAATGAAAGAGAAGCTGCTTATGTAATTGATGGTTTAATGCATAATGACACAATTCAGAGTGATATTCATTCGACAGACACTTTTGGCTATAGTGAAGTTGTATTTGCTCTAACACATCTATTAGGTTTTTCATTTGCACCAAGAATTAAAAATTTTAAAGAACAGCAACTATATGCATTTGAAGCAAAAAAAGAGTATCACAAATTAGGATATAAAGTTTTACCAATAAAACAAATCAATATAGAACTAATAGAAGAACAATGGGAAAATATTTTAAGATTTGTTCTTACAATAAAAGAGAGAGAAACTACAGCATCACAACTTCTTAAAAGACTTACTTCCTATCCAAAACAACATAAAACATATTTAGCATTAAGAGAGTTTGGAAGAATAATAAAAACAAAATTTCTCCTTGAATATATTGATGATGTTACGCTTCGTCAACAAATTGAAAAGCAATTAAATAAAATAGAAAATGCAAATAAATTTTCTAAAGCAATATTTTTTGGAAATAATGGAGAATACATGTATGCTACAAAAGAAGAACAAGATATAGCAAGTAATTCCCTAAGATTAATTCAAAATGCTATTATTTGTTGGAATTATTTATATTTCTCTGATAAATTAGCAAAAGAAACTGATGAAAATGAAAAATCATTAATAATTCAATCAATTCAAAATGGTTCTATTGTTCATTGGCAACATATTAATTTTTATGGTGAATATGATTTTACTGGAATAGAAACAAATAAAAAAGAATTTGAATTTAATTTAGAGAAAATAATAAATCTAAAAGTAGAAGATAAGTAAAAAAGATAGAAAAGCCATTATATAGGGATTTCCTTATCATTTTAAGTTTAGTTTAAATATTGTTGGAAAAAAAATCCCTTTGTAGGTCTATACCCAAAGATTTCTTTTTCATTAATCAACTCTTCTATCAGACTTTAGTCCATAAGTATTTTTAATTTGTTCAAAGCTTTCTCTTGCTTCTTTTGTTCTTAGAACTACTTTTTTACTTTCTATAAAATCAATTACTATATATTCATCTTTTGTTGTATCTATGATATTTACAAAGTGATTAAAATCTTTTATTGTTATACCATTTACTTTTGTAACAATGTAAGTGTTTGAATAATAACCTCTATTTATCTTATTAGGAAATATTTTTTGTAACCAAACAACTCTTTGAGTTATTTCATTTGTTTTTTTATCTTTATAAAGCATAGTATCTATATCACTAGCTCTTGCACCTAATTTTATAAGATAATTTGTAGTTAATGGAGCAAATGTTAATCCTCCTAATACAAAATATTTTGGTTTAGATTGGAATTCATAAGGAATTAATGGTTTTGAGATCTTTACTTTATAATTAACATCTATTTTTTTCTTATTTCTGATAATTTCATATTTAACAGTTTCGCCTATTTGTTTATTATCTAGTTCATAGTTAAAACTTACTTTTCCATATTTAGAATCAATTTTTCCATCATTTGATATTTTTTTACCATTTATTGAAATTAATACATCATTTTCTTGTAATTCAACATCTTCTATATCAACTCTTGTAATTAAAATACCTAAATCATCATGTAATCCTAAATAATCTTTCATATCTTGATTTTCAATATAAGATACTATTGTTTGAGTTGAAGACAATCCATCTACTTTATTATCTTTTATATCATTTAAGAAAGTATTAATAACAACAGATGGTACAATATAACCAATATTATCAGCATGAGTTAATTTCATCATAGCAATACCAACTATTTTATTATCTTTATTTATTACAGCTCCACCACTGTTACCTGAGTTTATTGCAGCATCTATTTGAATAGTGAGATAATTTGCCCAAGGGTTCCATGAATAACTCTTATATTCAATTCTTGATACTATTCCATTTGTTGTTGAAATTGTATTACCACCTATTGGATAACCAATAGCTGTTACACTATCTTTTATTTTTACATCTTCAGTTATCTCTAAAGCTTTAGTATTAGCAAAAAAAGTTTTATCATTAATTTCAAGTATTGCTAAATCAACATCATTAGAAATATACTTAACAGTTGCATCATATTTTTTACTATCATTTTCTTTTTGCACTTGAACAAAATTTGAACCACTTACAACATGTGCAGATGTTAAAATTCTATTATCTTTTATTATTACACCTGAACCAGTAATATCATAAAACTTTGGGTTTTCCCAAGGTTCTAAATAGTTTTGTTCAGTAACTGTTGAAAATATTTTTACAACAGAATTTATTGGTAAACTTGAAGCAAATGAAAGTATGCTCAGAGTTAATATTAGTAGTAGTTTTTTCAAAAAGTTCCCCTAGTTTTGATTATTTATATTTTAACTAAATAACTATATATATATTGTCTATTTATATTATCCTTATTAGATAAAATTACATTAAATTACCAGCTAATTGTTCAAGTTGATATTTTTCTAAAAGATTAAATCTTTTTGCACTATGTGTAATATAATTAAACAAATCATATTTACTCTTTCTTTTTTCCTCAAAATTGTAAAAAAATTTAAATCCACTAGATGATCCAATTATATTATTTACTTGATACTTTATATTTGGGAAAAATAATTCAGCTTTAATTTTTTGAGCATTTTTTACTTTTTCATCAAATGTTTTGCTAATTGATTCACTCTTATCCAAACTATCAATAATAGTATTTAAAACATAGTTTTTATTCATTTTATAGTGATTAAAACTATGATTATCAGTTGAAATTCTAGTAGTTGCGCCGTTTGTACAGATATATCTTAGAATAAAATTCTCTGCTGTTACTTGTGAAAAACCTGTTTCAGAATTAGTTATATTAAAAGCATATCCAAACATATCCCCAACAATTGGTTCTGAATTTTCTTTTATGGTAGTATAAATTCTCATACTAAAATCATCTCGTGAGATACTATCGATATTATATTTTTGAGCTAAATTAATAATTTCTAAATCACTAATAGTAGTAAATTTTGAACTTAAAATAGTTACAGCCTCACCATTTTCTATTTTTATTTTTACATAGGAGTTATATTGATTGTCGGATATTGCTCTTAAATTATCATTACAAATAGCAATAATTGTATCAATATTAAAGTGCTTTATATTATGGTGAGAAATATTAAACCATTTTAGCAATTTAAATAAAAATGCTTTTCTAATTGAATAAAAAGCTTTTTGATTAGAAGTTACTTCTAACTTTAATATATCATTATCAGTTTTAATTACTTTTACACTTCTAGGATCAGTTTCAATAATTTGTACATCTAAATTTTTTAGATAATCAATCATTACTTCTGCTCTAACTGCATCAAATATTTTTCCATCAATTAGTTTCATATTGTTCTCCAATTTTTTCTTGAATATATTTTTTTACTTTGTTTCACTCTTGTCGTTGGTTTCATATTCCAAACCACTCTTTGTTTAAGTTTAGGAATATTTATAGTCAGTTTATTCATTATTATCTCCAAATTTTTTATAATCATATTATTAAAAAAGGACATATTGTGACTATATAAGCAAAATATTTCCAGCCATCTTTGATTTTATAATGTATTGCATCTAACCATAGAAAGGTATAAATAGTTTCAAGAGTTCTTGCTTGCCATCCTTTTACTTTATAAATTATTTTAATGGCGCCAATAGTCCATCTTTACCAGTAAGATTTTTACCATTTTTAATTGTTCTAAAACTTAATTAAAGTCAAAGTTTATTCTCTCTCTTATTGTCAATCCTTTTTATTATTTTATCAGACTGACACGAATTTTCTAACACTCCCTCTAGAGTAAATCAAATTTTACAATAGAATAGTTCTATTACCTTTTTCATCAGCTTCAGATAGAACACCAGTTTTTTCTAATTGTTCCATTATTGTTAAAGCTCTAAAATTTCCTATTTTAAGTTTTTTTTGAATATGGGAAATTGAAGTTTTTTTATCTGATAAAACTATTACCTTTGCTTCTTCATATAGTTCATCCAATTCATCATATATACTGAAATCATTATCTAGATTTGAATTATATATTGCAATACCTTCATTTTTTAAATCAATTTCATTTACTTTTTTATTAGATTTTGTTATTTCCATATAAATAAACATTACAATTAGAAATGAACATATACTTATGAATACTAGACCATCACCACTTATATGTAATAGTTCTTCTGCTATATAAATAATAACTATAGTAATAAATATAATAAGAAAAGGAGCTAAAAAAGTACTTATACCAACTTCTTCTATTAATCCTTTATACTTTTTGCTTTCTGTGAAATTACAATTTGATTGAGAAAAATTATTTTCTATTATTTTATTCTGT comes from the Aliarcobacter cibarius genome and includes:
- a CDS encoding S1C family serine protease, with amino-acid sequence MKKLLLILTLSILSFASSLPINSVVKIFSTVTEQNYLEPWENPKFYDITGSGVIIKDNRILTSAHVVSGSNFVQVQKENDSKKYDATVKYISNDVDLAILEINDKTFFANTKALEITEDVKIKDSVTAIGYPIGGNTISTTNGIVSRIEYKSYSWNPWANYLTIQIDAAINSGNSGGAVINKDNKIVGIAMMKLTHADNIGYIVPSVVINTFLNDIKDNKVDGLSSTQTIVSYIENQDMKDYLGLHDDLGILITRVDIEDVELQENDVLISINGKKISNDGKIDSKYGKVSFNYELDNKQIGETVKYEIIRNKKKIDVNYKVKISKPLIPYEFQSKPKYFVLGGLTFAPLTTNYLIKLGARASDIDTMLYKDKKTNEITQRVVWLQKIFPNKINRGYYSNTYIVTKVNGITIKDFNHFVNIIDTTKDEYIVIDFIESKKVVLRTKEARESFEQIKNTYGLKSDRRVD